The following nucleotide sequence is from Drosophila kikkawai strain 14028-0561.14 chromosome 2L, DkikHiC1v2, whole genome shotgun sequence.
GAGGGCCCGTCGTTGTCCTCAGTATCCATAGGCTGTGCGGGAGGGCTctgccttttgttgttgttttggttgttgtgtttgcttttgttgttgttgtttttaactatcttgccgctgttgttgttgtttttattattgttgttgttgctattgttgttctTATGGTTGCtgccattgctgctgctgttgtttccGCCATTACCCATGAGTGTTGGGAATTCGGCGTCGTAGTTGCAAATATCTTCGTTGGCTTCCGACATTTCATCGTCTTCTTCGTAGTTATTTTCGAAGAGTGGTGCAAACTTGTTGCCTTCGAATTGCTGGATGTTGCCAGCTAGCCCCAGGCTAGCCAGCTGTTGCTTCATATTGGAGCCTCTTTCCACGCTCGCCAATTGTTGGCGCAGCAGGTAGATCTCCGTGCGGAGGCTGAGTAGCTCCTCCTTATCGATGAGGACTTTGtccgtgttgttgttgctgtcggtgcagccgttgctgctgttgttgctggttttCGGAAcgacgttgttgttgttgtcgctttCGTGGTTAAATTTCGTTGTCGCTCCCGTTGTGGAGGCCGTCGCTGAGCATGTCGTCgtcactgctgctgccgtcgcCGCCACTGTTGTTGCCGCTTGACGCAGTTGTGGACGAGTCGCTGTGATACTTCCTCTTACCCTTTTGTGCTTGATTGGGGAGAGTCACACTAATCATTTCGTTGATGCTTGCCGCTTCTGGTGTTGCAGAGAGTGCCAGCGctgcgtttgttgttgttgcttctaTAGTAGCTGTGGCCGCAGTTGAAGCAGCTGCACTAGTTTGTGTGGCAGGAGCCGTCGTTATGCCCTCACCCTCGGCCATATCAGCTTGATGGCCTTTTTTGGGGCTCTTGGGACTTTTTGGTGTTTTAGATTTCTTGCCCATGTAGGGGCTGATGCGATGATTTTTTCTAATTTGCTTTTCACACTTTATGTATGTGCTAGTAGCTGGCGCACATGGCTTACCAGTCACCGGCGAAAATGCCACAGCCGAGGGCGCGTGCCCAACGGTGTCGCCAGTCTCACTTGTACTCGTATTTGCAGGTTCCAGATTTCCGCACTCGGAGTTAAGGTACTCTCCCCCTTACATTGGGGGACCACACTTGCGCTCGCACCGATTAACTCGTTCGTTACACTCGCGTGCGAATCAGGTTGGTTCGCTACACAACCTTCAACTCTGGGAGCTTTGTCTCTCTTTAGTGTTTCTATCTCCTTCAATTTTCCACTATATTGTGTCTCTTTCACTTTTCCAGTATGATtctatctctttctttcttttcagataaatttttcacttttccactttttcactttttactttttcactTCGGTCAAGTTTACTCAGTTTACTCAGTCAGCGGATGTTGCCACTGCAGAGTCGGACATTTTTGCTTcactaattattttcgaaagctaacgaaaaacacttttgtttgtatagaaATGGCGCGAGCGGTCTAGACCCGACGTCCCTCGTTGATATGAGAATCGAGGAGGAGAGCAGTATAACTATGTGTTTGGCAGCGCTCATTTACGTTGCCTATGTTTGATCGATGTGcagttttaatttcttcttttctcaatgttatatttttaaatggtagaatgttttaattattttaagcacttaaatgtttcataaaacatgtttagttattttaatgtgaaattattgtttggatcattttgtaaaagtgtctgaagttcaagatttgcatttttgaccaaagcatttcgtgaaaaatcatctgttaaaatattaaaatttatgaatattatgaatattttttagaaagagtGAAATTTGAACCTTTTACTTGCGGGAacactcaaaatattttcgttttaaacaaattatggtattttttgaccactttcaaattggccctttcatacataaattgtcggctttcttggtactttcgggtatggttttggctacctaaaaaatattaatattttaaaatatattagtttttgtcaattttgtaaaataaataggacacatgttttagttaataaaagtttaaactgaatttatgcatttgtttCTTGGAAATGGCCTATTATGTTCCCCATACAACGTTCATATTCGAGTTTTCTTGAGCACAGTACCCAAGGAGACgggaaattaaatcttttaagcatttaatttgatggatttttagtttataagtgtaatattaatatcttaagaaaaatagaaaaaacaaattgatttgttttttattacttaaataaaatgttcaaatcaagcagtttgaatacatttatttcgaacttaataacttaagtaaatattttatttatttatttatttataatgaaattaacgcgtaattcaaattgcgcgaaattttagtttagctATACCAACTTCAggccttaaggggggatatacatgtaaacggtcaaaatgtagacatttttcgtgaattttttaatgtaggaaataatttcctaaggaaaaatgtcattttcaggtaatcagatttcacttctcaccctcttaaaaaatagtaatactcatttgtattacccccatttaggttcaaatagaagataatttcatgctgatcataataatttttgattcactccgatatgttacatagttttttgtgaatcgtgcccatagcataggtaaaaatgcaaaaattttaagcagagaAAAATACGTTTAACACTTATATACCTTGCGTATAtagttgatttgaggcacttggagttggaattcgataatgaaacttacacagtatattctttaagtaacaaactattttttaaaccaaaaaaaattttggtttacatgtatatccccccttaagctaattaaagtaaatatactggattgtgtttgattaaaaccacatcaatttgatcaaacacggtacaatttggttttttaatatacctttttaatcttttaaaaattccctgaattaaaataatataaatgtcccTACATTCCGTAGATACCAATAGAGTACCGCACtatctaaataattgtaaatatttgtatttatatattttaagatcgaTCTCTGACTATAAGatatttaaccataaaaacgcaaaaccgggaatgttttatttgtagtatgtaaattatatatgaaaatgtataatctctattataaatatgtttgtggtcctgaaaaggaccgatttgtacaaaatgtattgaCGCTATTTGCTAGTCGAAGCAATCTCAACTTAAGCACGCTCGCCACGGATACGACGGGCCAGCTGGATGTCCTTGGGCATGATTGTGACTCGCTTGGCGTGGATGGCACACAAGTTGGTATCTTCAAAGAGACCAACCAGGTAGGCTTCGCTAGCTTCCTGCAGAGCCATCACGGCCGAGCTCTGGAAGCGCAGGTCAGTCTTGAAGTCCTGAGCGATTTCACGCACCAAGCGCTGGAAAGGCAGCTTGCGGATCAGCAGCTCGGTACTCTTCTGGTAGCGACGGATCTCACGCAGAGCCACAGTTCCGGGGCGATAGCGATGGGGCTTCTTCACACCACCGGTGGCTGGGGCACTCTTGCGAGCGGCCTTGGTTGCCAGTTGTTTGCGTGGCGCCTTGCCACCAGTCGATTTGCGAGCGGTCTGCTTGGTACgggccattttatattcttcttattttcactGTCTGTCCACTGTTTACTTCACGAGTCTGAAAACACAATAAACGAGCTGCGCATTGCCTACCCTCTTATATAGGAAAACGTGGAGGGTGGAAAAGAGAGAGCTAGTCGAAGCACATGCCATTTCGTTTGCCGAGCACAGAGCGAGAAGGCCATAGCGTTCGGGCTCGCTCGTGCAGAGCAGAGTTTAGGTATAAATAGGAGCGGCCGACGCGGCTTCTACATTAGTTCAGTGGTGACTTTcgaagtgtaaaaataaaatagtgaaaaatgaCTGGTCGCGGTAAAGGAGGCAAAGGCTTGGGAAAAGGTGGCGCCAAGCGTCATCGCAAAGTGCTGCGTGATAACATCCAGGGTATCACAAAGCCAGCCATCCGTCGTCTGGCTCGGCGTGGCGGCGTGAAGCGCATTTCGGGACTCATTTACGAGGAAACCCGTGGTGTTCTGAAGGTGTTTTTGGAGAACGTGATCCGTGATGCCGTCACCTACACTGAACACGCCAAGAGGAAGACCGTCACAGCCATGGACGTCGTCTACGCCCTGAAGAGACAAGGCCGCACCCTGTACGGTTTCGGCGGTTAAAAAATCAGTACAGTCTGTACTTCTCAACaatcggtccttttcaggaccaccacttaatttcataaaagagaaaaattatcaagttatatttcgcatatatcttaacattgaatattctagcccaagaatggaaatatctttatttgaaTTGGTCGGGGTTTCCGTAGGAAGACAATCACATCTTTAGGTAGCGTAAACTGTCTTGCAATGACAATGTTcattgtccatgtcctggaatttctctgacgactgtactattggtttctgcatagcgataaccaaaaatataaatattatatgtatattttatatatacaaaatttatttattatataattattaatattgtttaaacttagctaggcatatttgaaaatgtaagtttcttttaaaatacaCACCTCCCTGGGCAATGGTGACGCCGGAGAGCAGCTTGTTCAACTCTTCGTCGTTGCGGATGGCCAGCTGCAGATGACGCGGGATGATCCTCGTCTTCTTGTTGTCACGAGCAGCATTGCCAGCCAACTCGAGAACCTCAGCGGCCAGATATTCCATCACGGCAGCCAGGTAAACTGGAGCGCCGGCACCGACGCGCTCGGCGTAGTTGCCCTTGCGGAGCAGACGATGGATACGGCCGACAGGGAACTGAAGTCCGGCACGGTTGGACCGGGACTTTGCCTTTCCCTTAACTTTGCCACCTTTTCCACGACCAgacattttctcttatttcactttattcactgcacacacacgaaGAACGAATGTTGCCGGCTGCCCAGCTTGTCAcgaatttatacttttagttCTGCCTGTGCGTTCAGTTAGGGGTGGGTCGCCTTAGACCTGAAAACATTGcttgaaaaaaagtataagagCGAACACCCAAGCCCGACTGCTATGAAAAGTGAGTTAATcgcaaagtgaagtgaagtgaaaaaataatgccgCCTAAAACCAGTGGAAGCGCAGCCAAGAAGGCTGGTGTGCGGATTCAGTATAAATCCTAATGctgaaatagttttttagttgCGTGCCTCAGGTTCAGTACCAGTGACAATGGTCGCCGCAATAAGTACAATACCAATTGGGCTGCGGAGAAGTGAATACGCAAAGAGTTCTTTTCGTActgattttattggatactgcatggggtttatatacatgtttttgggtcaaagggtatttacttaggtctacttttgggttacatgggtttatcctataaaaacataaacagctgGATACAGCCATGGGAACTACTTAGATAACTAATTCCTGCGACGTCTGCATGCAATTGGTGTGAAGAACGTGACCTCATAAACCTCAACAATATAGAACAATCACAAATACCGCCCAGATACCCACCAGAACTAGCCACCCCGCATCATTTAGAGCACCTAAAACAAAAAGGCATAATATATGATCAAAATGACAAGCTTATCTATTATCGTAGAAAAAACTTATCAACCAACCCTAGAGACGGCCTATTATtctaataaaacaaaacaaatatataaaactaaaatcaaaatcaCATATGTAAATGTCCCCATGTAaatacccccccccccccccccccactagataataagaaaaaacaacagcaacaaaatcaaaaaagaacGACAGGGTTTTTCAAAGAATTTTTCCCAGTCACATACGCAACACAAATAATGACCATAAGTCTAAAACAAACAGTACAAACACGCaagcaaaatataatataaacaaaacataaaaagacTAGCACCTTGAAATGCAAATAGCGCGAGGCAAAATAGAAATCCAAGATCTCTGTAAACTAGCTTTAGTCCACCTAGTATTACGTATAAAATAAGTATGCAAACTGTATACCATTTAAACTGAATAAAGGGCAACTTAAAACCGAACCGACTGCTATGAAAAGTGAGTTAATcgcaaagtgaagtgaagtgaaaaaataatgccgCCTAAAACCAGTGGAAAGGCAGCCAAGAAGGCTTAACGGACAAGGAGTAGCAAAAAGTGAGCAAAACCTCTGAGAGGATCCTTAATTCAGATAGTGACTGTTGGAATACCCCATTCCTCATTCAGAAATACCATAATACCATAATACTTTTTGGTATTATGGAATAACTAGCTTTGGTCACatttttggtttctcttccTTCTTGCCTTTCGAACAGCGTGCTTGGTGTTGCGagtgaatataaaaataattaaattaacaaaatcaaacttaacctttgtgtttttatttaataaacaaaacaacaggttatgggcccagtcCATGCCTAATATACAATTGATTTGTGAAACAGTGTCTTATAGAAAAAGCCAAATATCAATTTCttggaaatttaaaattcttgcGAAATAGCAAACTCTTGTGAAATTGCATCGGGTTGAGTTCCGCGTGTGTACACCAACACTAATACAACTGCATTTGTGTGCACGCTAAAATGGACAAGATTAAACGAAATATAAAGCCATTCGATGGCGAGAAGTACGCGATTTGGAAATTTAGAATTAGGGCCTTATTGACCGAACTGAATGTACTTAAAGTAATTGATCAAGACCAGCCTGATGAAATGGATGACCAGTGGATGAAAGCCGAGCGTTGTGCCAAAAGTACTCTAATAGAGTACCTAAGcgattcatttttaaatttctctacaAGCGATATAACGGCGCGTCAAATTCTTAGAAATTTGGACGCGGTATATGAACGTAAAAGTCTGGCGTCGCAGTTGGCAGTTCGCAAACGCTTGCTTTCTCTCAAACTCTCGAGTGAGATGTCCCTATTGTCCCACTTTACTATTTTTGATGATTTGATTAGTGAGTTGTTGGCCGCGGGTGCAAAAATAGAAGAGATGGATAAAGTGTCTCATTAGTTAATTACATTGCCTTCGTCCTACGATGGCGTCATCACAGCAATAGAGACATTGTCAGAGGATAACTTAACACTAGCGTTTGTTAAAAATAGATTGCTGgatcaggaaattaaaattaaaaatgatcaTAATGACACTAGCAGGAAAGTTTTAAATACGATtgtgcaaaacaaaaacaatagctataaaaacaattcatttaaaaatcgCGTAATTAAACACAAGAAAACATTTAAGGGAAATTCCAAGAATAGGGTTAGATGTCACCACTGTGACAAAGAGGGCCACATTAAAAAAGACTGCTATCACTATAAAAGAATACTAAATGAAAGAAATAGTAATAACAGAAATAACGATAAACAAGCTAAAACCGCAACATCACAAGGCATTGCATTCATGGTGAATGAAGTACAGGGAAACCTCCCGGTAGATAAGTGTGGATTTATCCTTGATTCCGGTGCAAGTGATCATCTCATAAATGATGAGTCGCTGTTCATCGATTCTGTGAATTTGGTGCCGCCGCTGAAGATCGCTGTAGCCAAGCAAGGCGAATATATTTACGCATCTAAGCGTGGCATTGTGCGTTTGCGCAATGACCACGAAATAACGCTGGAGGACGTGCTGTATTGCGAGCAGGCTGCTGGAAACTTGATGTCGGTGAAGCGCCTCCAAGAGGCGGGAATGTCAGTCAAATTTGACAAGGACGGCGTGACCATTTCCAAGAATGGAATGACGGTGGTCAAGAATTCAGGTATGTTTGGCAACATTCCTATTGTTCAATTTCAagcatataatatatatgcgaaacataaaaataattttcgatTATGGCATGAGAGGCTTGGTCATATTAGCAATGGCAAGTTATTagaaataaaacgaaataataTGTTTAGTGATAAcagtatattaaataatttagagTTGTCGAATGAAATTTGCGAATCATgtttaaatggaaaacaagCAAGGTTaccatttaaacaatttaaagatAAGACCCATATTAAAAGACCCCTATTTGTTGTGCATTCAGATGTTTGTGGACCAATTACTCCAGTTTCTTTAAATGACAAAAATTATTTCGTGATCTTTGTCGATCAATTTACACACTATTGCGTaacttatttaataaaacacaaatcTGACGTATTTAATATGTTTGTAGACTTTGTAGCAAAATGTGAAGctcattttaatttgaaaattgttaatttgtacATTGACAATGGGAGAGAATATCTCTCAAATGAGATGCGTCAATTTTGTGTTAAAAAGGGTATTACTTATCACTTAACAGTGCCACACACACCACAGTTAAATGGTGTTTCTGAAAGAATGATTAGGACCATCACAGAGAAAGCTCGTGCAATGGTAAGTGGTGCACAACTTGACAAAAGTTTCTGGGGAGAAGCAGTGTTAACTGCAACCTATTTAATTAACCGAATTCCAAGTAGGGCGATTGTTAATACCATGAAGACCCCTTATGAGATGTGGCACAATAAAAAGCCTGATTTAAAACATTTGAGAGTGTTTGGTGCAACTGTATATGTgcacaataaaataaaaaagggaaagtTTGATGATAAATCATACAAAGCTATTTTAGTGGGCTACGAAGCGAATGGTTTTAAACTGTGGGATGCTGTAAATGAAAAATTTCTCGTTGCAAGAGATGTGGTTGTCGATGAAACCAATATGGTTAATTCTAGAGCTGTTAAATTTGAAACAGAATTCCTGAAAGATAGTAAggaaagtaaatataaaaatgtccTGAATGATAGTAAGgaaataaatgaaacaaaattcCCGAATGAAAGTAAGGAATGCGACAACACACAAATCCTGAATGATAGTAAGGAAACTAATGAACATTTTCTGAATGAGAGTAAGAAAAGAAAGCGAGATGATCTCCTGAATGAAAGTAAGGGATTAAACAACCCGAATGACAGTAGGGAAAGTGAAACAGCAGAATACTTAGATGGAACTGATGGTATTGAAATTACGAGTAGAAGAAGTGAGAGGTTAAAAACAAAGGGTCAGATATCATATAATGAAGatgataataatttaaataaatttgtactAAATGCTCACACTATCTTTAACGATGTCCCAAATACATATGACGAAATTCAGTATAGAAACGATAAATTATTTTGGGAGGAAGCCATTAAAACAGAGTTAAGTGCCCATGAACTAAATAATACCTGGACAATAATAGAGAATCCTAAACATAGAAACATAGTCGATAGCAAATGggtattttcaattaaatataacgAATTGGGAAATCCTACTAGATATAAAGCTAGATTGGTTGCACGAGGATTTACTCAGAAATACCAAGTCGATTATGAGGAGACTTTTGCTCCTGTAGCTAGAATTTCCAGTTTTCGATTTATATTATCGTTGGCAGTACAATATAATTTGAAAGTCCATCAAATGGATGTTAAAACTGCTTTCTTAAATGGCACATTAAAAGAGGAAATATATATGAGACTTCCTCAAGGTATACATTGCAAAGGTGACAAtgtatgtaaattaaataaggcaATTTACGGACTCAAACAAGCAGCTAGATGCTGGTTTGAAGTGTTTGAGCAAGCATTGAAAGATTGTGAGTTTGTAAACTCTTCTGTAGATCGATGTATATATATCCTGGATAAAGGTGATGTAAGGGAAAATGTTTATGTGCTGTTATATGTTGATGACGTGGTCATAGCTACGGGAAATATGACAAcaatgaataaatttaaaaaatatttaatggaaAAGTTTAGGATGACCGATCTAAAggaaataaaacattttattggTATTAGAATAGAAATGGATGATGATAAAATTTACTTAAGTCAAGCTGCATAtgttaaaagaattttaaataaatttaacatgGATAATTGCAATGCTGTTAGTACCCCTTTAgcaagcaaattaaattatgaattacTTAATTCAGATGAAAACTGTAATGCCCCATGTCGTAATCTCATAGGATGTTTAATGTACATAATGCTATGTACACGTCCCGACTTAACTACtgcagtaaatattttaagtagaTATAGTAGCAAAAATAATTCCGAGTTATGGCAATGCTTAAAAAGGGTCCTTAGGTATTTAAAGGGAACTATTGAAAtgaaacttatttttaaaaaaaatgcagagtttaaaaatacattagtTGGTTACGTGGATTCTGATTGGGGAGGTAACGAGATTGATAGAAAAAGTACCACAGggtatttattcaaaatgttcaatttaaatttaatatgttGGAACACAAAGAGGCAGAACTCAGTAGCAGCATCATCAACTGAAGCTGAGTACATGGCTTTATTTGAAGCCGTGAGAGAAGCGTTGTGGCTAAAATCTCTTCTTAGTAGTGTAAATATAAATCCCGaaaatccaattaaaatttacGAAGATAATCAAGGCTGTATCAGTATAGCAAATAACCCCTCATGTCATAAACGAGCCAAACACATTGATATCAAATATCATTTTGCCAGAGAGCAAATTGAAAGTAACACTATTTGTCTTGAGTATATTTCCACAGAGAACCAACTTGCTGACATATTCACAAAGCCATTGCCTGCTGCGAAGTTCCTGGAAATACGACGTGAATTGGGATTACTGCAGGATGACTAATCCATATTTTTGCTGAAGCTGAAGTTTTTTTTGATCTAATTTGAATTGATCTCGTGAAATATTTTGTtccttttatttgtataagcATTAAGTTTTCTacgatttaatatttaattgtttgtatTATGTAAGAGTGATCTGATCGGGTTTTTCTGGGTTTTCCCGTATCCTTGCAGCAAATGCTGGATCACAGAACAATCCCCAGAACGCACACCACCCACACTAAGTtcataataattacaaatgaaTGTATTAtctaaagtttatatttttttgttatagaTGCTATTTCTGAGGGGGCGTGTTGGAATACCCCATTCCTCATTCAGAAATACCATAATACCATAATACTTTTTGGTATTATGGAATAACTAGCTTTGGTCACatttttggtttctcttccTTCTTGCCTTTCGAACAGCGTGCTTGGTGTTGCGagtgaatataaaaataattaaattaacaaaatcaaacttaacctttgtgtttttatttaataaacaaaacaacagTGACTgagaaaacaaaagcgaaGTGAGTGAGACGGAAGACGTCTAAGTTCAAGCCGCCGAAAGGCAAATGGCTGCTTATGCAGCCGCAAACCAccaaacaacagcaaaagtgAACATCAAtaaacaaatggaaaatgaacaagaaaaaacaaaattaacagaaacaacaaaagcaaataacCAACAACCAAACAatcaaacaataaaaagtaaccagcaacaacaacaaataaactaTGATTTAATCGAAGTTATAACAACCCAAACACAACCACCACAACAActgcaacaaaaaacacaaattcaacaaccaaaacaacaacaactaaccTACAAAACAATCAAAGTgctaaaacaacaacaaaaaacaacaagtgCCTTAGGCAATTCCAGCACTAAAACAGTGCTAGGGAAGCGccacaacaaatacaaaacaatGACTGATGCAAAAAAAGCATctctaaaaacaaaatcaaatagtGAAGACTCTGAGTCTGAACCCACAGTCCATATAATGGAGGTGGATATTGAAACAAACAAGCGCCGTTATGAGACGACGCACTATGGGGCGAACGACCACCTTATCTGGCATAAAcccatttttttaaagttgttaaaatactttttttttaaccggAATGTATTCTTATAACATTAATCTAACATGTTACATAcccaaaaaattaacattgaCGCGCTCTGTTAAGTTATTCGCTGTTAAAGTTAGCTGTTAATGCAACGAGAAGTGAGCGCTGTTAAATCGCGTTTTTATTCTGCAGattttaaatgctaaaaaaatgtaaaaaatctaaataaaatgctaaTTTTTTGATGCAATCTCATTCATGGTGCTTCGTAATATATGTTAGCGGAATTTAACTCCAGAAATGTAATAGGTGCCCCCGCAATCTTGTATAATTTGTAAcccttataaattatataaaatttaagtgtagtccaatattaaaattgagtTATAAAGTGAGTCCAGCACAGTCCACCTCTAAAATTGGATATATATTGTAGATTTGGTAATTCTTGTTATATTCTGTGAGTATCAAGGTGCACTTTTGCGCACTTTctctgaaatttaaatttaaagatgaTTACCTTACATTTGAAAAATATCGAGTTTTTTACCCTTTAGAACGTTTAAACGACCAATATTGGTAAAGatattgcaatttttattcatGTTATAATAAATCTGTATACATTCAAGTCATATTACAGAAAACTAGGTTGTttcatttaagtttttttgaaTAAGAGGCTTCAGAATCTTAGAGTACTGCATATGCTTGGTCGCCTGCCCAagcaaatgaaaaattatgtgatttgacttaaaaaaaaaatatttagaagacaatttttacatatttgttttattatgcAATACTTGTTtattatacataaaaaatagcaaaaaaaaaattttttttagcactgaaaaaaaatttttaatccttaaaaaaatgcGAGACCACGCCCATTTtgagtaaaatattttcctttttttatattaaacttgATTCAAAAAACagaacttaaaaattttaactcgtcttaaagttattaattaatgctaCAAAAAGTGGTCGTTCGCCCCATAGTGCGACGTCGGA
It contains:
- the LOC121502786 gene encoding histone H3, which encodes MARTKQTARKSTGGKAPRKQLATKAARKSAPATGGVKKPHRYRPGTVALREIRRYQKSTELLIRKLPFQRLVREIAQDFKTDLRFQSSAVMALQEASEAYLVGLFEDTNLCAIHAKRVTIMPKDIQLARRIRGERA
- the LOC108074687 gene encoding histone H4; protein product: MTGRGKGGKGLGKGGAKRHRKVLRDNIQGITKPAIRRLARRGGVKRISGLIYEETRGVLKVFLENVIRDAVTYTEHAKRKTVTAMDVVYALKRQGRTLYGFGG
- the LOC108074683 gene encoding histone H2A codes for the protein MSGRGKGGKVKGKAKSRSNRAGLQFPVGRIHRLLRKGNYAERVGAGAPVYLAAVMEYLAAEVLELAGNAARDNKKTRIIPRHLQLAIRNDEELNKLLSGVTIAQGETNSTVVREIPGHGQ